Proteins encoded within one genomic window of Trichoderma asperellum chromosome 2, complete sequence:
- a CDS encoding uncharacterized protein (EggNog:ENOG41) — protein MDFDKLSITDRKIIVGIDFGTTYSGVAWAETQRPDRRTAITTWPINKTTREGESSDKVPTKLRYAPDGTQWGFSIPITAPQDEVIEWFKLDLDPSLKNIGQAVANDGARGGRDAEKLVADYLNALTEHLLYTLREKLGESVVKSTPLEFVVTVPAIWSDLAKDKTKKACQQAVQNLPLAAGSSKTHIHLVSEPEAAAIYALHGLDPHGLKVGETVVVVDAGGGTVDLISYTITGLRPILQVQEAAPGSGALCGSTFLNMRFAKFLKAKLGKEDGFDDEILAEAMEVFEKKVKRQFTLAAPADETYTIPVGGLANNKTLGINRGRYALKASDLNTIFEPVVLEVIKLVKDQITVSNVPIRAVLLVGGFGASNYLKERLRNAVDKSIQIMQPPNAWQAVVQGAVMKGLANSAPESLTLVKVQNRKARKHYGTEWRTKFDDRIHAHIADKKSWSGMEGYYKVNAMEWFIRKGDAVSENEPYITSFVWTGLVAHGRIRKMRMTIYCDQTSEEAPIDRNANVQVLAHVEADVSHIPEHLLNRRQGKDGQMYYDLSCKIEAVYLSASTTYTLLYNNQRYDTVTCEYV, from the exons ATGGATTTCGATAAACTTTCCATCACTGATCGCAAGATCATTGTGGGTATCGACTTTGGTACCACCTATTCCGGTGTTGCTTGGGCAGAGACGCAGCGGCCAGACAGACGGACGGCAATCACCACATGGCCCATCAACAAGACAACCCGCGAGGGCGAGTCTTCAGACAAAGTACCTACTAAGCTTCGTTATGCCCCAGATGGCACTCAGTGGGGCTTCTCTATCCCCATCACCGCTCCTCAGGATGAAGTCATCGAATGGTTCAAGCT TGACTTGGACCCCTCTCTGAAAAACATTGGTCAGGCTGTTGCTAATGATGGTGCTCGTGGAGGCAGAGATGCCGAAAAGCTTGTCGCTGACTATCTGAATGCTCTTACCGAGCATCTCCTCTACACTCTGCGCGAGAAGCTCGGTGAGAGTGTCGTCAAGAGCACTCCGCTGGAGTTTGTCGTCACTGTACCAGCCATCTGGAGCGACCTCGCCAAAGACAAAACCAAAAAGGCATGTCAACAAGCCGTTCAAAATCTCCCCTTGGCGGCTGGCTCGTCCAAGACCCATATCCACCTTGTCTCCGAAcctgaggctgctgccatctACGCTCTCCATGGACTGGATCCTCATGGCCTCAAGGTTGGCGAGACTGTGGTTGTTGTTGATGCCGGCGGTGGCACGGTTGATCTTATTTCCTACACTATTACCGGATTGAGGCCTATTCTTCAGGTCCAGGAGGCTGCTCCTGGTTCTGGCGCTCTTTGCGGCTCAACCTTTCTCAACATGCGGTTTGCCAAATTTCTCAAGGCCAAGCTAGGAAAGGAAGATGGATTCGACGATGAAATTCTTGCCGAGGCCATGGAGGTCTTTGAAAAGAAGGTCAAGCGTCAGTTTACCCTTGCTGCTCCTGCAGATGAGACGTACACCATCCCCGTTGGCGGCCTAGCCAACAACAAGACCCTCGGAATCAACCGCGGACGATATGCCCTCAAGGCCTCTGACCTGAACACCATATTTGAGCCTGTCGTTCTCGAAGTCATCAAGCTAGTCAAGGATCAGATCACTGTTAGCAACGTGCCTATCCGCGCTGTGCTTTTAGTCGGCGGCTTTGGCGCTTCCAATTATCTTAAGGAGCGTCTGAGAAACGCCGTAGACAAATCCATCCAGATCATGCAGCCTCCGAATGCCTGGCAAGCCGTCGTACAGGGTGCCGTGATGAAGGGTCTTGCTAACAGTGCGCCCGAGTCTCTCACCTTGGTCAAGGTGCAAAACCGCAAGGCGAGGAAGCACTATGGCACGGAGTGGCGCACCAAGTTCGACGACAGGATCCATGCTCATATAGCTGacaagaagagctggagcgGCATGGAGGGTTATTATAAGGTAAACGCCATGGAGTGGTTCATCCGCAAG GGCGATGCCGTCTCCGAGAACGAGCCCTACATCACATCCTTTGTCTGGACAGGCCTCGTGGCTCACGGCCGCATCCGCAAGATGCGTATGACCATCTACTGCGACCAAACCTCCGAGGAAGCCCCCATCGACAGAAACGCAAATGTCCAAGTCTTGGCCCACGTTGAGGCCGACGTGAGCCACATCCCTGAGCATCTACTCAATCGACGACAAGGCAAAGACGGGCAGATGTACTATGACCTCAGCTGCAAGATTGAGGCTGTATACCTCTCTGCCTCCACTACGTATACTCTCTTATATAACA ATCAACGATACGACACAGTTACTTGCGAATATGTCTAA